A window of Rubricoccus marinus contains these coding sequences:
- a CDS encoding Ig-like domain-containing protein, which translates to MLRFLVSSLFFVLLAGAPLAQTVTWTGGGDGTSWSDGANWSTGTTPGPSADAVVDLRDAATVVDEPLTIGSLSLTAINASIALSAPLAVSGDVRFDHANARITGPEDLTIDGRLRWKSGTFQSDAAAPATVLARGGATFTGASASSGNVKNLDGSRLVLASGTESDFAAWYFYGLNGGTLEVQEGATLEFSESGTVNVFRVGAGSTLAPQLVVDGTLTRSAAGSPLEIQWGARVAGEVAVTAPEAKLVFEGAFEDQNATYRAGAGTLVLGPSDDVPVVFGEGSQFLVASGATLGLARGDLELRGLLDNGGTLALGTDANVGGNGVAVTLPASLSVERLGGDALRIGQRATVTLARTAPLSVASLYIDFQGVLNLNGPLAVSGDLTLWDQSSRLSAPEAVTVGGRLTWRGGRIEGGGTVEANGGVSFIGEGASASYTKALDGTKLVLPGGTSNTYEAWYFFGANGAELEIQEGATLDLSVGQMYRGFWVEAGSTAPPVLDVDGTLVRSASSFPSFRLDWDSEISGTLQLETADEEIQIRGALTDEGGTYRVTAGSLVFGTPDGTSVLLTPSSQILVSPGATLGVARGDVTASGAFDVGGTLAIKDASGLGGAGGSLTLREGIGLERLAGDGLIVGGNRGTLILEPGLASTVPSLAIGFGGTLDLRSDLTVTGAFEHANSSARVQGPRTLTVRGLTTWTGGVHAGEGETRFEGGLTALQNGGSASWYKRIEGRTLTVASGETAAWPGSARTTVSDGGRLVIEPGAALDLSADGPDWRTEGTGGTLDLQGDLVFTGDFSWSMAWDVENTGTASVLGAGTRITGTWDNTPDGRLQGEGQIDLDNGTGALVNRGVVAPEDSDGGTAILPVRGNWAAGPGTLDIGIGGTEPGTGHDQLTVTRTATLSGTLRVRLADGYAPEAGAEYAIVTANALAGSFDETDLPAGFEVVYEPTRVLLRASGAGGPGLADSPWPMQGGDLAHTNQAPVEGPTGLALDWEYDAGVSFALVNQPVLGEDGTLYTSDIGDFLFAVNPDGTERWRAETGGVRNSAAVAEDGTIYSGSSDGGLYAINPDGSQKWRFNAGDRVNTSPAIAPDGTVYIASNAQKLFAVNPDGTLKWERNLGGFALSSPAVAEDGTVVTGSSAGNVVAFAADGSFRWNAAFEGVTRSPTLTPDGRVLVGLDERFVALGLETGSQIWERVGVTQGETPGYLAGATPLTFAQSGNSLVALSVASGETVWEVDLGENTFPSAVTLDALGKAYVLRRFPGETGALLVLDAASGAVLSTTPIDARLERAPILDDQGRVIVPTYDGLLAFTAAGGPVLSVSPEALGFGEVAAGTTETRTLQLSNTGGSPLTVFDVYEGGAQPAFAAAFDDAVLIAPGASVDVAITFTPPEAGAFEGQIFVESDSEESSFVTVQVTGTGIESATPPLARDDEATTPEDTPVTVQVLNNDTSTVSEPLAITATTAPANGALALTNGGTRIRYTPEADFFGTDNFTYTITDSGGSDTATVTVTVSPVNDAPVAQDDEATTNQDTPVTIAVLANDADVDSGTLSVAETTTPDNGSVEIIAGGSAVRYTPVAGFSGTDSFAYTVSDGEGGTDTATVTVTVTAVVLPPIARNDAAATPEDTAVRISVLANDESRVSEPLAITATTAPGNGAVEVDGAAILYTPASNFFGTDSFTYTITDSGGSDTATVTVTVAPVNDAPLATDDEAATDEDTPVTVQVLANDSDIDSETLTVASVTQPASGAAVIVSGGTRVRYTPEADFFGTDAFTYTVADGAGGTDTATVTVTVAPVNDAPVAQNDAVATQEDTAVRVDVLANDADADGDALNVASVTAPASGAAVIIEGGAAVRYTPALDFVGTDSFTYTVADGNGGTDTATVTVQVGGTNDAPVAADDAASTPEDQAVEIAVLANDSDPDGDALTVSALGTPASGSVTTNGTTVTYTPAPDFNGTDLFTYTITDGVLTASAAVTVTVTPVNDAPLAEADAATTAEDAAITIAVLANDADADGDALAVSSLTQPSNGTATTDGATVVYTPEADFFGTDTFAYTASDGNGGTDTATVTVTVTPVNDAPLAQDDAASTSPNEAVEIAVLANDSDVDGDALTVTEATGAANGTLATNGETVTYTPAPGFRGTDSFAYTVSDGALTATATVTVTVGGNAPPLAADDDATTPEDQAVTVAVLANDSDPDGDALTVSSVTQPASGAAETDGVTVTYTPAPDFNGTDRFTYTLADGAGGSATATVTITVTPVNDAPLASDDSAVTPEATAVEIAVLANDSDPDGDALSVASVTPPASGGTATTDGTTVTFTPASGFNGTVAFTYTVTDGDLTDTAEVTVTVSGANLPPIARDDAAPVRPGDSVLIDVLANDEDPEGGALTIASVGTPASGGTAAPEAGQIRYTAPSGFSDTDTFTYTVSDPQGATATATVTITAQAYRFALTDLGTLGGARSAAMAVAADGRVVGTAEDAGGALRPTLWRTGTGAATPEALGLPGAPSGFATAIDGQTVVGVQYGAGGEAEAFRTGTGTLPGLGGTLTNAYGVREGGATVGSSAPASGGIEALAWDEAGAATPLGTFGLARSEAFGVSPLGLVVGYAQSDVDARAFAGADLLSGADGRAYAANVSGVVVGSIGNGTGDVSAVRWTGGGAPEVLDGLGGGFAEAYAINSAGWVVGASGAEAGPAAKSGGAPARGPLPLGGRLAPEAQTLGGGAPAETSSIKRSARGAEVQKAGASGAIETRAVLWVDGQTLDLGTIIDVPGWTLLEARGINDAGQIAGTGLFNGQPRAFLLTPTDNAAPLAVADRAETAMGQSVEIALVANDRDDDGDALTVAALLAPEHGSVQAAGPLAARYTPAPGFTGEDTFGYTLADGRGGLAQAEVRVLVRAEAPEPFALRTPAPNPASGDIAFAFTLDAPQDDVRLDVTDLLGRSLAVATEGARDAGEHTVRFDVRGLAPGTYVCRLLVGGQALMRTFTVVR; encoded by the coding sequence GTGCTTCGTTTTCTCGTTTCCTCGCTCTTCTTCGTGCTCCTCGCGGGCGCGCCGCTGGCGCAGACCGTGACGTGGACCGGCGGTGGCGACGGCACCTCGTGGAGCGACGGCGCGAACTGGAGCACGGGCACAACGCCCGGCCCCAGCGCCGACGCGGTGGTCGACCTTCGGGACGCCGCGACCGTCGTGGACGAGCCGCTGACCATCGGCTCGCTCTCGCTGACGGCCATCAACGCGTCCATCGCGCTGAGTGCGCCTCTGGCGGTAAGCGGCGACGTGCGCTTCGACCACGCGAACGCACGCATCACCGGGCCCGAAGACCTCACCATCGACGGGCGCCTGCGCTGGAAGAGCGGCACCTTCCAGAGCGACGCCGCTGCGCCCGCCACCGTTCTCGCCAGAGGCGGCGCGACGTTTACAGGAGCCTCGGCATCATCCGGCAACGTCAAAAACCTGGACGGCTCGCGGCTCGTGCTCGCCTCCGGGACCGAAAGCGACTTCGCGGCCTGGTACTTTTATGGGCTCAACGGCGGCACCCTGGAGGTGCAGGAAGGCGCCACGCTGGAGTTCTCAGAGAGCGGGACTGTCAACGTGTTCCGCGTGGGCGCCGGCTCCACGCTCGCTCCTCAGCTTGTCGTGGACGGCACGCTCACGCGCTCGGCGGCGGGCTCGCCTTTGGAGATCCAATGGGGGGCGCGGGTCGCCGGCGAGGTCGCGGTGACGGCGCCAGAGGCCAAGCTGGTGTTCGAGGGCGCCTTCGAGGACCAGAACGCCACCTACCGCGCCGGGGCGGGCACGCTCGTGCTCGGGCCGTCGGACGACGTGCCGGTCGTCTTCGGCGAGGGGAGCCAGTTCCTCGTGGCCTCTGGCGCCACGCTCGGCCTCGCCAGAGGCGACCTCGAACTCCGTGGCCTGCTGGACAACGGCGGCACGCTCGCGCTCGGCACGGACGCCAACGTCGGCGGCAATGGCGTGGCCGTGACGCTTCCGGCATCGCTCTCGGTGGAGCGGCTCGGCGGCGACGCGCTCCGCATCGGGCAACGCGCGACGGTCACGCTCGCGCGCACCGCGCCGCTTTCCGTCGCCTCGCTCTACATCGACTTCCAGGGCGTGCTCAACCTCAACGGGCCTCTGGCGGTAAGCGGGGACCTCACGCTCTGGGACCAGTCCTCGCGGCTCTCGGCGCCAGAGGCCGTCACGGTGGGCGGGCGCCTGACGTGGCGCGGCGGGCGCATCGAGGGCGGCGGAACGGTAGAGGCCAACGGCGGCGTCTCGTTTATCGGCGAGGGCGCGTCGGCGTCGTACACGAAGGCGCTGGACGGCACGAAGCTGGTGCTCCCCGGCGGCACGAGCAACACCTACGAGGCGTGGTACTTCTTCGGCGCCAACGGCGCCGAGCTGGAGATTCAGGAGGGCGCCACGCTGGACCTCTCGGTCGGGCAGATGTACCGCGGCTTCTGGGTGGAGGCGGGCAGCACCGCCCCGCCGGTCCTCGACGTCGATGGCACGCTGGTCCGCAGCGCGTCCTCGTTCCCGTCCTTCCGGCTGGATTGGGACAGCGAGATCAGCGGCACGCTGCAGCTAGAGACAGCGGACGAAGAGATCCAGATCCGCGGGGCGCTCACGGACGAAGGCGGCACCTACAGGGTCACGGCCGGAAGCCTGGTGTTCGGCACGCCCGACGGCACCTCGGTCCTTCTGACCCCGTCGAGCCAGATCCTCGTCAGCCCCGGCGCGACTCTGGGCGTGGCGCGCGGTGACGTCACGGCCTCTGGCGCGTTCGACGTCGGCGGAACGCTCGCGATCAAGGACGCCAGCGGCCTCGGGGGGGCGGGCGGCTCCCTCACCCTGCGCGAGGGCATCGGGCTGGAGCGCCTCGCGGGCGACGGCCTCATCGTGGGCGGCAACCGGGGAACGTTGATCCTGGAGCCGGGGCTGGCCTCGACGGTTCCCAGCCTCGCTATCGGCTTTGGAGGCACGCTCGACCTGAGATCGGACCTGACGGTAACGGGCGCGTTCGAGCACGCCAACTCCAGTGCCCGCGTGCAAGGCCCCCGCACGCTGACCGTTCGGGGGCTCACGACGTGGACGGGCGGGGTCCACGCGGGCGAGGGCGAAACGCGGTTCGAGGGTGGCCTGACAGCGCTCCAGAATGGTGGCTCGGCGAGCTGGTACAAGCGCATCGAAGGCCGCACCCTGACCGTCGCCTCTGGCGAGACCGCCGCGTGGCCCGGCTCGGCCCGGACGACCGTGAGCGACGGCGGGCGCCTCGTGATCGAGCCCGGCGCGGCGCTGGACCTCTCGGCAGACGGCCCGGACTGGCGCACCGAAGGCACCGGGGGAACGCTGGACCTCCAGGGAGACCTCGTGTTTACGGGCGACTTCTCTTGGTCGATGGCCTGGGATGTGGAGAACACCGGCACGGCGAGCGTCTTGGGCGCAGGCACCCGCATCACGGGCACGTGGGACAACACGCCGGACGGGCGGCTCCAAGGTGAGGGCCAGATCGACCTGGACAACGGCACCGGCGCCCTCGTAAACCGCGGCGTCGTGGCGCCAGAGGACTCGGACGGCGGCACGGCCATCCTCCCCGTCCGCGGCAACTGGGCGGCCGGACCGGGCACGCTGGACATCGGGATCGGCGGGACGGAGCCGGGGACGGGGCACGACCAACTCACGGTCACGCGCACGGCCACGCTCTCCGGCACGCTCCGCGTGCGCCTCGCCGACGGGTACGCGCCAGAGGCCGGGGCGGAGTACGCCATCGTGACGGCCAACGCGCTCGCGGGCTCGTTCGACGAGACCGATCTGCCGGCGGGCTTCGAGGTCGTCTACGAGCCCACGCGCGTGCTGCTGCGGGCCTCTGGCGCGGGCGGCCCCGGCCTCGCGGACTCGCCGTGGCCGATGCAGGGGGGCGACCTCGCCCACACGAACCAGGCGCCGGTGGAGGGCCCGACCGGCCTCGCGCTGGACTGGGAGTACGACGCGGGCGTCAGCTTCGCGCTCGTCAACCAGCCCGTCCTGGGCGAGGACGGCACGCTTTACACGTCCGACATCGGGGACTTCCTGTTCGCGGTCAACCCGGACGGGACCGAGCGGTGGCGGGCCGAAACCGGCGGCGTGCGCAACAGCGCTGCCGTCGCCGAGGACGGCACGATCTACTCCGGCTCTAGCGACGGCGGCCTGTATGCCATCAATCCGGACGGCAGCCAGAAGTGGCGCTTCAACGCTGGGGATCGCGTCAACACCTCGCCCGCCATCGCGCCCGATGGCACGGTCTACATCGCCTCCAACGCGCAGAAGCTTTTCGCGGTCAACCCGGATGGAACGCTCAAGTGGGAGCGCAACCTGGGCGGCTTCGCGCTGTCCTCGCCCGCCGTGGCGGAGGACGGAACGGTGGTGACGGGAAGCTCCGCCGGCAACGTCGTCGCCTTCGCGGCCGACGGCTCGTTCCGGTGGAACGCGGCATTCGAGGGCGTCACCCGCTCCCCCACCCTCACGCCCGATGGGCGCGTGCTGGTGGGGCTGGACGAGCGCTTCGTCGCGCTCGGGCTGGAGACGGGCTCTCAGATCTGGGAGCGCGTCGGCGTGACGCAGGGTGAGACGCCCGGCTACCTCGCGGGGGCAACGCCGCTCACGTTCGCTCAGAGCGGAAACAGCCTGGTCGCGCTGAGCGTGGCCTCTGGCGAGACCGTGTGGGAGGTGGACCTCGGTGAGAACACGTTCCCGTCCGCCGTCACGCTTGACGCGCTGGGCAAGGCCTACGTGCTCCGCCGGTTTCCCGGCGAGACGGGCGCGCTCCTCGTCCTCGACGCCGCCTCTGGCGCCGTCCTCTCCACCACGCCCATCGACGCCCGGCTGGAGCGGGCGCCGATCCTGGACGACCAGGGCCGCGTGATCGTGCCGACGTACGACGGGCTCCTGGCGTTTACCGCCGCGGGCGGTCCGGTCCTCAGCGTCTCGCCAGAGGCCCTCGGCTTTGGCGAGGTCGCGGCGGGCACGACGGAGACGCGCACGCTTCAGCTGAGCAACACCGGTGGCTCGCCGCTGACCGTGTTCGACGTGTACGAGGGCGGCGCCCAGCCCGCCTTTGCCGCCGCCTTCGACGACGCCGTCCTGATCGCGCCCGGCGCGAGCGTGGACGTAGCGATCACGTTCACGCCGCCAGAGGCCGGCGCCTTCGAGGGGCAGATATTCGTCGAGTCCGACTCCGAGGAGAGCAGCTTTGTAACCGTCCAGGTCACCGGAACGGGCATCGAGAGCGCCACGCCGCCTCTGGCGCGCGACGACGAGGCGACCACGCCCGAGGACACGCCGGTCACCGTGCAGGTGCTGAACAACGACACGAGCACCGTCAGCGAGCCGCTGGCGATCACGGCGACGACCGCCCCCGCCAACGGCGCCCTCGCGCTCACCAACGGCGGCACGCGCATCCGTTACACGCCAGAGGCGGACTTCTTCGGGACGGACAACTTCACCTACACCATCACCGACTCCGGTGGCAGCGATACGGCAACGGTGACCGTCACGGTCTCGCCCGTGAACGACGCGCCCGTTGCGCAGGACGACGAGGCCACGACCAATCAGGACACGCCCGTCACCATCGCCGTGCTCGCCAACGACGCCGACGTGGACAGCGGCACGCTGAGCGTGGCCGAGACGACGACGCCCGACAACGGCTCGGTCGAGATCATCGCCGGCGGCTCCGCCGTGCGGTACACGCCAGTGGCGGGCTTCTCCGGCACGGACTCGTTCGCCTACACCGTCAGCGACGGCGAGGGCGGGACAGACACCGCCACCGTAACGGTGACGGTCACCGCTGTTGTCCTGCCGCCCATCGCGCGAAACGACGCCGCGGCAACGCCCGAGGACACCGCCGTCCGCATCAGCGTGCTCGCCAACGACGAGAGCCGGGTCAGCGAGCCTCTGGCGATCACGGCCACGACCGCGCCCGGCAACGGCGCCGTGGAGGTGGACGGCGCAGCGATTCTCTACACGCCCGCATCCAACTTCTTCGGGACCGACAGCTTCACCTACACCATCACCGACTCCGGCGGCAGCGATACGGCAACGGTCACCGTCACCGTCGCGCCCGTCAACGACGCGCCGCTGGCGACCGACGACGAGGCCGCGACCGACGAGGACACGCCGGTCACCGTTCAGGTGCTCGCGAACGATTCCGACATCGACAGCGAGACGCTCACGGTCGCGAGCGTCACCCAACCGGCCTCTGGCGCGGCCGTGATCGTGAGCGGCGGGACGCGCGTGCGCTACACGCCAGAGGCCGACTTCTTCGGGACGGACGCCTTCACGTACACCGTCGCCGACGGCGCGGGCGGGACCGATACGGCCACCGTGACCGTGACCGTCGCGCCCGTCAACGACGCGCCGGTGGCGCAGAACGACGCCGTCGCAACGCAAGAGGACACCGCGGTCCGCGTCGACGTGCTGGCCAACGACGCGGACGCCGACGGCGACGCGCTGAACGTCGCGAGCGTGACCGCGCCGGCCTCTGGCGCCGCGGTGATCATCGAGGGCGGCGCGGCGGTCCGCTACACGCCCGCGCTAGACTTTGTGGGGACGGACAGCTTCACCTACACCGTCGCCGACGGCAATGGCGGGACCGATACGGCGACCGTGACGGTGCAGGTCGGCGGCACGAACGACGCGCCGGTGGCTGCCGACGACGCGGCGAGCACGCCAGAGGATCAGGCCGTCGAGATCGCGGTCCTCGCCAACGACTCCGACCCGGATGGCGACGCCCTCACGGTCTCCGCGCTCGGCACTCCCGCCAGCGGCTCGGTCACGACCAACGGAACGACGGTCACGTACACGCCCGCTCCGGACTTCAACGGGACGGACCTCTTTACCTACACCATCACCGACGGCGTGCTCACGGCCTCGGCGGCGGTCACGGTCACGGTGACGCCCGTCAACGACGCGCCTCTGGCGGAGGCGGACGCCGCGACAACGGCCGAGGACGCCGCGATCACGATCGCCGTCCTCGCGAACGACGCCGACGCCGACGGCGACGCACTAGCGGTCTCCAGCCTTACCCAACCCAGCAACGGGACCGCCACCACGGACGGCGCGACGGTCGTGTACACGCCAGAGGCCGACTTCTTCGGCACCGACACGTTTGCCTACACCGCGAGCGATGGCAACGGCGGAACGGACACGGCGACGGTCACGGTCACGGTCACGCCCGTCAACGACGCGCCTCTGGCGCAGGACGACGCGGCGTCGACGAGCCCGAACGAGGCGGTCGAGATCGCGGTCCTCGCCAACGACTCCGACGTGGACGGCGACGCCCTGACCGTCACGGAGGCGACCGGCGCGGCCAACGGCACGCTCGCGACCAACGGCGAGACGGTGACCTACACGCCCGCCCCCGGCTTCCGCGGGACCGACAGCTTTGCATACACGGTCTCGGACGGCGCGCTGACCGCGACGGCGACCGTCACCGTCACCGTCGGCGGCAACGCTCCGCCTCTGGCGGCCGACGACGACGCAACGACGCCAGAGGACCAGGCCGTAACGGTCGCGGTCCTCGCGAACGACAGCGACCCGGACGGTGACGCCCTGACGGTCTCCAGCGTGACGCAGCCCGCCTCTGGCGCCGCCGAGACCGACGGCGTGACCGTTACCTACACGCCCGCGCCGGACTTCAACGGCACGGACCGATTTACCTACACGCTCGCCGACGGCGCCGGCGGGAGCGCGACGGCCACGGTCACCATTACCGTCACGCCCGTCAACGACGCGCCTCTGGCGAGCGATGACAGCGCCGTCACGCCAGAGGCCACGGCCGTCGAGATCGCCGTGCTGGCCAACGATTCGGACCCGGACGGCGACGCGCTGAGCGTCGCGAGCGTCACGCCGCCCGCCTCTGGCGGCACGGCCACGACCGACGGCACCACGGTCACGTTCACGCCCGCGTCCGGGTTTAACGGCACGGTCGCGTTTACCTACACCGTCACGGACGGCGATCTCACCGATACCGCCGAGGTCACCGTAACGGTCAGCGGCGCCAACCTCCCGCCCATCGCGCGCGACGACGCGGCGCCCGTCCGCCCCGGCGACTCGGTCCTGATCGACGTGCTCGCCAACGACGAGGACCCCGAAGGCGGCGCGCTCACCATCGCGTCTGTCGGCACGCCCGCCTCTGGCGGCACGGCTGCGCCAGAGGCCGGGCAGATCCGCTACACCGCGCCCTCGGGCTTTAGCGACACGGACACGTTCACCTACACCGTCTCCGATCCGCAGGGCGCGACCGCGACGGCCACCGTCACCATCACGGCGCAGGCCTACCGCTTCGCGCTGACGGACCTGGGGACGCTTGGTGGCGCGCGATCCGCCGCGATGGCGGTCGCCGCCGACGGCCGCGTGGTCGGCACGGCGGAGGACGCCGGGGGCGCGCTCCGCCCCACGCTCTGGCGCACCGGAACGGGCGCCGCCACGCCAGAGGCCCTCGGCCTGCCAGGCGCGCCCTCGGGCTTCGCGACGGCCATCGACGGGCAAACCGTAGTGGGCGTGCAGTACGGCGCGGGCGGCGAGGCCGAGGCGTTCCGCACGGGGACGGGCACGCTTCCCGGGCTGGGCGGCACGCTTACCAACGCCTACGGCGTGCGCGAGGGCGGCGCGACGGTGGGCTCGTCCGCTCCGGCCTCTGGCGGGATCGAGGCGCTGGCGTGGGACGAAGCCGGCGCGGCCACGCCGCTCGGCACGTTCGGGCTCGCGCGCAGCGAGGCGTTCGGCGTCTCCCCGCTTGGCCTCGTCGTCGGCTATGCGCAGTCTGACGTGGACGCCCGCGCCTTTGCCGGCGCAGACCTGCTCTCCGGCGCTGACGGGCGCGCCTACGCCGCGAACGTCTCGGGCGTCGTCGTGGGCAGTATCGGCAACGGCACGGGCGACGTCAGCGCGGTCCGTTGGACCGGGGGAGGCGCGCCAGAGGTGCTGGACGGCCTCGGCGGCGGCTTTGCCGAGGCGTACGCCATCAACAGCGCGGGCTGGGTGGTAGGCGCCTCTGGCGCGGAAGCAGGCCCTGCTGCGAAGAGCGGCGGTGCGCCCGCGCGCGGGCCGCTCCCGCTGGGCGGGCGCCTGGCGCCAGAGGCCCAGACGCTGGGCGGCGGT